Genomic segment of Planctomycetia bacterium:
GACCGGCGAGCCGTGCTTCTTCGGACGGGAATGTGTCGGGCGCATAGATTCAGACTTGGATGGGAGTGGTGGGCGCGAATTTCCTAACTCGGCATGAACACGGTTCCGCCAGCGACGCTATTGAGAGGTCGCCGCGCGTCCCGCCGAGTCTGTTCCGGGGCCCGGGCAAGGCGAACGAAACGGCCGCTCCAGCCGCTTCGGATCGCCTGCCAGGCGCAATTTTTTTTCAAGGGGATCAGGCACGTCGGATGGAGTTCCGACGAAATGAGCCGCCTAACTGTTCCTTATAAACGGAATTTTAGGTTTCGACAAGAAAATTGTTAAGACTGTGCGAAGCTACCGGGTTTTCGTAAGGCATTCCTGGCGTGACACTTACAGCGCAGGCAGCACCACACCACCCCCCAGAGGTACAGGAAGGCGCCGGGCATCGCAAGATTCCTGCGGCAGGCCTCTCATCCGACCATTGCCAGGTTTGGCCGCGTTCCGGTAGACTACGGGTTTTCGCCGTCCAGAAATGGGGCGGCGATGCGCTTTCACCCGTACTGTGGCACGCGATGTTTGAGTCGTTACAGCAAGGACTTAGCTCGGCGTTCAAGACGCTGACCGGTCAGGCCAAACTGACCGATTCGAACATGCGCGAAGGGCTGCGCCTGGTCGAACAGGCCTTGCTGGAAGCCGACGTCAGTTTCCGCGTCGCCAAGGACTTCACCGCTCGGGTGTCGGAGCAGGCGGTCGGGCAGCAAGTGCTGGCCGCGTTGAATCCCGGCCAGCAGTTGATCGGCATCGTGCATAGCGAGCTGGTCAATTTGATGGGACCGGTGGATCACGAAATCCTGGCTCGCAAAGACATCACTGTCTTGATGATGTGCGGCCTGCAGGGGTCGGGAAAGACGACGACGTGCGGCAAGTTGTCGCGGTATCTGCGCGAACGGAAGCAACGGCCGATGATGGTCGCAGCCGACTTGCAACGCCCTGCGGCCGTGCATCAATTGCATGTGCTGGGCGAGCAGCTTGGCGTGCCGGTTTACTCCGAAGAGGGGGCGACGGACCCCGTACAGGTTTGCCAGAACGCCTTGGCGAAGGCCAAGAAGGAAGGCGTGAACGTCCTGATCTTGGACACGGCCGGGCGACTGCACATCGACGAAGAGTTGATGGGGCAGCTCAAGCGGATCGACGCGCGCTGCCAACCGGACCAGGTGCTGCTGGTTGTCGATGGCATGACGGGCCAGGACGCCGTGAACAGCGCCAAAGCGTTCAACGACGCGTTGGAACTCGACGGCGTGATTATGACGAAGCTCGACGGCGACGCTCGCGGCGGCGCGGCGCTGTCGGTCAAAGCGGTGACCGGGGTTCCGCTCAAGTTTATTGGGGTCGGGGAACATCTCGACGCGCTGGAGGAATTTCATCCCGATCGGCTGGCCGGCCGCATTTTGGGGATGGGCGATATTGTCTCGCTGTTCGAGCAGGCACAGCAAAAGTTCGATCAGGACGAAATGCTGCTGCAGGAAGAGCGGCTTCGGCAGGGCGAATTCACGCTCGACGACTTCCGCAAGACGATGGCGCAGGTCCGCAAGCTTGGTCCGCTGCAAAAAGTGATGGGCATGATTCCAGGCATGAGCGGCCTGGCGAACATGATGGCGTCCAACGAAGACGCGGACAAAGACATGCAGCGATTGTTCGGCATCATCGATTCGATGACGCCGGAGGAACGCCGCAACCCGAGCAAGACGATCGACGCCAGCCGCCGCCGCCGGATTGCCGCGGGCGCCGGAGTCGAACCCGCGGAAGTGAGCGGCCTCGTCAAGCAGTTCGACGGGATGGCGGACGTGATGAAATCGATGACCGGGATGGGGGTCAAGGATCGTTTCAAGAAGATTCAACAGCTTCAAAGCGGCGGGCTGCTCGATCCCGGTTCCCGACTCGCTCGGGAGAAGAAGGGGACCGGCAAGCGTCTGACTTCCGACGAACGCAACAAGCTTAAGAAGCAACGGGAAAAGGAACTGCGCCGTAAGAAACGCGGGCAGAGGAATTAACTAAATGATGAATGCAGAATGATGAATGATGAATTGCGTACTGTTCGTCATTCATCATTCTGCATTCATCATTACACCGCATTCACCATTTGAACCTGGAGAGATACTGTCGTGGCCGTACGCATTCGCATGAAACGATTGGGGCGCAAGCATCGCCCGTTCTTCCGCATCTGCGCCACCGACTCGCGGCGTCCGCGCGACGGGCAGGTGATCGAAGAATTGGGCACCTACGACCCGATGATCACGGACACCGACGCTCGGGCTTTGCTGAACGGCGATCGCATCCAATATTGGATCGGCGTCGGCGCTCAGCCGAGCGACAAGGTGAAAGTGCTGATTCGCAAGTACGGCCTGAACGGCACGCACATGCCCGCGCAGCAAGCGGCGCGCGAGCGTCTGGCGATGCCGAAGATCGTGCCGCCGGCGCCGAAGCCGGTGGAGATGGCTAAGAAGGCCGAGCCAGTCGCGGAAGCTCCGGTCGAAGCGCCCGCCGAGGAAACCGCGGCTGAATAAGCCGCGAGAGCGCCATGCGATTCGACGTGCTGACCCTGTTCCCGGAGATGTTCCCGGGC
This window contains:
- the rpsP gene encoding 30S ribosomal protein S16, translating into MKRLGRKHRPFFRICATDSRRPRDGQVIEELGTYDPMITDTDARALLNGDRIQYWIGVGAQPSDKVKVLIRKYGLNGTHMPAQQAARERLAMPKIVPPAPKPVEMAKKAEPVAEAPVEAPAEETAAE
- the ffh gene encoding signal recognition particle protein, whose translation is MFESLQQGLSSAFKTLTGQAKLTDSNMREGLRLVEQALLEADVSFRVAKDFTARVSEQAVGQQVLAALNPGQQLIGIVHSELVNLMGPVDHEILARKDITVLMMCGLQGSGKTTTCGKLSRYLRERKQRPMMVAADLQRPAAVHQLHVLGEQLGVPVYSEEGATDPVQVCQNALAKAKKEGVNVLILDTAGRLHIDEELMGQLKRIDARCQPDQVLLVVDGMTGQDAVNSAKAFNDALELDGVIMTKLDGDARGGAALSVKAVTGVPLKFIGVGEHLDALEEFHPDRLAGRILGMGDIVSLFEQAQQKFDQDEMLLQEERLRQGEFTLDDFRKTMAQVRKLGPLQKVMGMIPGMSGLANMMASNEDADKDMQRLFGIIDSMTPEERRNPSKTIDASRRRRIAAGAGVEPAEVSGLVKQFDGMADVMKSMTGMGVKDRFKKIQQLQSGGLLDPGSRLAREKKGTGKRLTSDERNKLKKQREKELRRKKRGQRN